Sequence from the Macaca fascicularis isolate 582-1 chromosome 16, T2T-MFA8v1.1 genome:
TGTAAACACCATTCTGAGTTTTTGCCCCAAAATCTCTCTTTAGCAGGCTAGAGTAACCTCTGTCATAATTTTCCCTGTCTCTAAAGGTATTAAATCCACCCCTTTTGCCCGCAGAGTATCTGTCCCGACGGTCATCCTTCATGCCTCCTCTACCCCTGGAACgacctgtcaaaaaaaaaaaaaaaattgcaaattgaTCAATTATGTCTATGACACAAATCATTGTGGACAGAAAGAATTAGATCTATTCATTGCAGGCGTGAAATGGTTTTACAGTTTTTCAACATAAGTTTTCCGTTCAAGGTTTTACTCACCCTCCAATACCATTTAAATGGATTTGTAGACAACGATGTGACTCACAACTACCAACATTTCCTATCAGTCATCCTTACCTGAACCTCTGTCTTCGACCAACTGAAGCAACTTGGGATTAATTGCTTGATTAGCTTCACGAAGCACAGAGATAAGGTCGCTCACTTGCTTTATGTTATTAGGTGTAAAGAAAGTGTATGCTGTGCCTGTTTTGGTACTGCGAGCAGTTCTTCCAATTCGATGAATATAATCCTCTGAGGAGTTAGGGTAGTCATAATTGATGACAAATTTCACATCTTCCACATCTGTAAGGTGTTGCAGTGTGGCAAAATAGCAATGTACGGAGTTTTGCACACCACAACAGccagaccaaaaataaaaagttagacaATTGTATTCCCAAGAAGGTACGGGCTgcaaaaaatacagttaaaatggTTATCCATTCCCTGTAGGAATACCATTGaggttgaaaaaagaaaaaaaagcacatgtCATCTGTATAAGTTATCACCCACCCAGTGACAGACCCTGTCAAAAGGAATGTGTATTCCCTAGCACATTCCCAAATCAGCAAGTTCCCTTACAGATCATCAAGTGACATCTGAATGCTTCTGCGCAGTAGGGCCACTTAAAGTTTCACAGCAACCTCTTCATGTGCTCATTTTGAGGACcttgaaacaaaaaaatgtacaAGGTCCTTTGCATTACACATTCATCAGAAGTTCAAACTTCTGGCCACACTGCTTGTCTTGCCAAGACCTTACAACCGCAGCTGCAAGAAAACATACCTGTCCCCCAAAAGTTGTTTTTATGCACTGTGTCTCGTCTAGGCAAGCGCTTCCAAGAAGCCAGGATTCACTTGAGAATGTGTCTCTCTCTGGCAGGTCTCGACATGACGACTACTGTGTAGGTGAGGGAGGAACTTTCAAAGCACTTTCTTTTCCCACTGACTATGTGTGAGAAGTTGCTCCTGCTCTAGATCTCATGTGCCAGTACTCACCAATTTGTAAAAGGCTTAGTACCTTTTAAAGCTGCTCTCTCCATTTCAAACTTGAACAAAAATTTCATTGAACATTGaagtttggaaatatttcttcGACATTTCAGCAAACTCACTGAAACTCAAAGACCCACAGATCACAGTGAACAGTTTGAAACAAGGCTGTACCATGGCAGTCATGCAAAGCATGGGACAGAAGAAATACCACGGCAGTGAACTGTGAGGATAACTTCCATTTTTTCCCTCGGAGAGAACAGTTTACGGGGCAGAGGTGATATGTTCTGCCTTTTGAAGATTACTGGCACACGTTCAGCTTTTTCACCTCTCTAATCGACTGGAAGCAGCCAGCCGATCACTAGTCCTCCATCCCCCTCGAGTCCTCCGATTGTCATGCCTAGGCCTTGCCACAAAGACAGCACCTTTATGtgaaaaaaacttagaaaaaatgcAGAGGTTAAAGAAAGCaataaactttctttaaaaaagttaaatggaGATCTTCTGGGAAACCAAGCCATGAATGCGAGTTTGTACTAACCTAGCCCTCTGGAGGCCACATCTGTAGCAATCAGAATAGGAGCTTTTCCATGTTTGAATTCTACAAAGGAAGGCATATACATGATCAATTATCTGAGCAGAATTCTAGCTAagtaaggggggaaaaaaacttcatttgaaatatttaccATTTAGAACCCAGTCACGCTCTTGTTGACTCTTGTCACCATGGATACCCATGGCAGGCCACCTAAAAGACAAGTTGTATCATAAAACTCACATTGAAAACCTCAGACTCCAGTGCTTAACCACGTCTTGTCACAGATCTCTTTAATTTCaccagaaattaaaaagaattaaattcacTTATATTATCAGATATCCACTGCTCCTGATCCAAGTTTGCCCTTTCCTAAGCTCAGTTACAAAAAAATCTGCTTCAATGGAGGAGCCCACACATACCCATCTCTCCTCATTTTTCTGGTAAGCTCATCACATCTTCTTTTggtttccacaaaaacaatggTTTTATTCTCCTTCTCACTCATGATCTCTTCCATTAAACGAATAAGTCTAAtaatgggagagagaaaggaaaaatcctGAGTTTTAAAAGACCATTGGTAGGGCCCCACATTTATGGTCAGCAAAACATTAAGTTCAATTTACATGGCTGGAAGTCAAAGAGGAAACACCTGCTAACCCACTTATGTAGTAGTTCGACCCTTGGTCCTTAAGTCAACCAGGGGACACATGAATTCCTTCTATAGGAAAACTATAAACGGTGATAATCATTATTTGAAGAATTCAAGATATTTTCAGAAGGATTAATAGGCTAACTAAACGAAATCACACCAACTGAAATAACAATGATCCCTCAATTTTAGCAAGGTTAGGAAGCGAATATAACAGAGTTAATAAAACTTACTTTTCATCCTTTTCTACGTCATGACACACATCCACAATCTGAAGAATGTTGTGGTTTGCACTCAGTTCAAGTGCACCAATGTTTATATGGATATAGTCTTTCAAGAAATCTTCAGCAAGCTGTCTTACTTCTTTTGGCCAAGTCGCACTCCACATTAGAGTTTGCCTATCAGGCTAATggattttggggggaaaaattaGTGTCAGACTAAAAGTGAAAATAGAATTGAATTTGATCACATATTTCAAAGGACACTTACTCTTATTTGATCCACAATCTTCCTTATTTGGGGTTCAAAACCCATATCAAGCATTCTGTCTGCTTCATCAAGGACAAGATAGGTTGTTCTTCTCAGATTGGTTTTCCCACACTCTAAAAAGTCAATCAGTCTTCCAGGAGTTGCAATACAGATTTCCACACCTTTAATTAAACACGTAAGTGTAACTATAATACCTAAAATATTTAGCaccaataacaaataaaactCTCTTCATTACAGACCTCTCTCCAAATCACGTATTTGTGGTCCCTTGGGAGCACCACCATAGATACAAGTAGACTTCAAGCGACATGCTCTACAATATTCAGCAGCTACTTGCTGCACCTGTTGGGCCAGTTCCCGAGTTGGTGCCAGCACCAAACACtaaggaaagagaaacagcttTCAGCACAAACCTGGATACTAGTTTTAAACTATTAACTTATTAGTTATGATGGCAGATCCTTTCTTCATGTGTTGTCCAATACCCAAAGCAACTCCAGCTGAATAGGGTGAGCTAACCTCTGTATAAAACCACCACAAATAATTACATCTTTTGCTATGTAGTCTAAAAATCTATATATTACACttctaataaaaagttaaaaatatatacttacaatGGGCCCATCGCCTCTCTCTAGGAATGGCTGATGATTGATGTGGACAATGGCAGGAAGCAAATACTATTTGGGGTGAAGACGGGGACAAAcagaaatcacattaaaatactcttgtttttaaattagcaTTCCGTTTTCTTGCACATATTACATCAAGAGTTCTCTCAAACTTACAGACAATGTTTTCCCAGATCCAGTCTGTGCCACTCCAACCATATCCAATCCACTTAGAGCAACTGGCCATCCCTGAGCTTGAATAGCAGTGGGTTCAGTGAAATTCTGTCTTGCAATAACATCCATGACATTTGCTATAATTAGTGACagatatttaacaaaaattagtgatgccaaggaaaggaggaggtaggtgaaaacaaaaacacaggggTAGGGTAGAACTGAAAAGTAGCACTCACCAGGGAAATTAGCTTCATAAAAATTTAGAACTGGCTTCGGGCAGTTGTGACCTCTAACTGTAATTTCCTTGCTTCTTCTGTATGTTTCCACCTCTTGCTGCAAAACAAATTATAACAGTCTTAAAGCTCATGACAACCACCCCTAACTAAATACGTAATTGGCAAGTCCGTAACTTCATAATTTAGTAATTAGTTTAAAGTAGCTTCATTTTAATCTGGAACCGCGTATGAAAACCCTATATGACAAAAAAACCGTTTATTCTGCTATactcaatctaaaaaaaaaaattcccaaagcCACCTATTTGCAAAAGTGAGTCACACCTTTCCCAATTATGAAGTCAGAAAACGTAACTCTACCAAAATTGAGTTATTTGCAAAACACCTGTCAGAATTTCATTTACTAGACTCCATTGAGTTACAGCCTGATGAAGCCACATGAATTTACTCACTGCTGTCCGCCTAGCCAAATCAGGGTGCTCTTGATAGAAATTCTTCTCAAACTTGGGCAGCTCATCAAGATTCCACTTCTTTTTAACTAGTTTCTCCCCAGGGTTtccaaacttctttccagataagGGCCCCGCCCTACTTCCTCCAAATCGAGGTGCACCAAAcctggaatgaagaaaaaaagttatttacattttcaaatggcTACACCTAGGTTTCTGGACAGATTTGTTTACCATCCCTTGGCACAAGCTAAAGATCACTGAAAGCCGACTTCGAGAGGTAAACCTAGCACTGTCCTTAGTGATAATCTCTCTCTCAACAGCCACAGTTAACGTTTCCCGTAGTCCCAAGTACACACAACTTAGGCCACGTAAACAGCCTGGGATTTACTATATCGAAAACTTGTCACCCAGATGCCAGAATTTAGTATTACACACCACTTCTTGTGGTTACTATTATCTTTCTCACCAGTCTAGCAATTCATTATCAGTGATAACAAGCCTACATGAACCGAAGAGCATCACAACGATGTTACTCATATGGCCGTTTTCAAGCCAAAGAGCTTTGATGTCAACAATCTAGACAGCACAGACAACGAAAACGAAACAACGGTTTAGAAACACTTCTGCTAGCAAACCGAGCTGGGGGGACGCCGCGGTAGAGCTCCGGATCAAcgaattaaaattatataacgcaggaaaaaagaaaaggaggagccGGCGACTACCGGGGGAGGAGTCCCGGCCCGGGCGGAGCCGGCCGGGCGGCGTTCCCGCTGGGGCGGCGCTTCCCCCTTTGTCTCGCATTTCTCTCTGCGCCACATTTTCTCGACGCTGCCATTTTGAGCTCCTCCGCCGGGCGGAGTAACAAAGGCGCCGCCGCCATGTCCAAGGCCGGCATTTTATACCCGCGACTCAGCCACATGGCTGATGCCGGCCGCCCTCCTACCCCCACAGCACCAGTGGCTTTGGAGGTGGTCCCTTCGCTCCCACAGAATGCCCGACCACCCCAAAAACACCTCCCGAAAGGCCGCACCTAACAGCTGTTCCTTCGTCTGCCTCGAAGCGTCGCGCTTTCATCCGAACAATGCGCTCCCTCTGAATTCCCTCAACAGCTACCAAATGGCAGCCGCCCCGACGGCTCCCCGACCCCCACACAAAAAGCGAGGATGAAGACACTATCCCGTCAAATCTCTCCCACTCACTGTTACGTGAATATCAAAATGGCGCAAGCCTTCGGGAAAGGAGGCCCCAAGATAGCCCGGAAAGGCCGAGTCCAAGCCGCAAAGCCCCGGCCCGCCGCCACCCTGACCcgccctcccatcccccacccgccAGCCCTGACAACTCGGCTCCCACACTCACCCTCGATCCCGGCCGCGGTCTCGGTCACTCGAATAACCCGACATAGCGTCAATGGTTGCGGTTGGCGGGGAACGAAGTAGATAGAAAAGGGTGCGACGAGTCGCTGGAAATGGCTTCGGCGACGGCGAAGCCTTGCGGGGGCGGCAGCGGAGGAGTGACGGCGATGACACCAGCCAAAGCTGCACACCTAGAGACCGGTGGAAATGAATGAGGTGCCGGCCGCTTTCCGGCAGCCGCTTTTATAGTCTGGACCTCCTCCTACGCCGCAAGGCACGCTGGGAGCCGCTCTATGACCTAATCGCCCCGCCCCTCGCGCAGAGGCCGCAACGCCCGCCGGCGTTCCGCGATCGCCGCGCTTTCACCCCACCCCGTGCCGCTCTCTCAGGTCAGGGCCCACCCACCATTGAAATGCCTCATTCTCCACTCTCTTGACCTCACCTTCTTCTCGTCTTTCCACACCTCAAGAAAGCCACCCTGCCCTTTCCCAAGCCCAGCCAGACGATAAAACAGCCAGCCCAAGCCCGCCCACCCTCCCCACTCGGAGGTGTTTACGTCTCCAAAGAGCCCTCACGCCTGTAACCAAATGAGAGGGAAGGCGGGGGCCTGGCGTTGTCACGTGACGTTACCCCCCCACCGCCCACCGTGACAGGGGGCCGCACTACTTCCCCGTTGACGTCGGCGGAGGGATACATAACGAAATAGCTCACCGGAAGTGCGCTGCCAGCACCCGGGACCCGCCCCCAGCTGCCGGCTAACTTGGACCGTCCGACCCACGGGTCTGACAATCCTGTGACGGGTTTTGGCCGGCGGAGAATGGTCTCTAAACTTCCCAAACCGCTTCCGTGGCACGTGCTGTGAAAGGAAGTGCTCCTCTGATGACCAATCAGCGGCGAGAAGTTCTTTTAACGTCCCTCCCTCTTTCACGCCTCCTTCCCCGCGCTTTAGTTCGTGCGCCCGCCCCCCAGCGTCTGCTCTGCGTTCGGTCCTTGCAGGACACCGTCGCCGGTCTGGCAGCGTCGGAGTCCGGCGGCGACCTGCTTCCGAGACATGGCCCGCTCGGAGGCTGGTGAGTGTTTCCCTGGGGTCGCGGTGTGTGTTTACTGAAACTGTCCACCTTCAGGGAGGCCTCGGGCTAGCCCGGACTGGGTCTGGGGTGTCGGCGGGGCTCGTTACTGTCAGACGCTGCGTCGCGGTGGCGGGTTCTCTGGATAGGGTCTCTCAGCTTCACCCCCTCTTCGCTTTGAGGCCGTGGAACAGCAGTATGAGGTGGGAGAGAGGCACTGGGGCGAGGCCGGTAGGACGCTCGGGTCCTGGCTGCAAAAAGAGCAGTCAGAAGGGTCGTCCTCGGACTTGTCTTTCTGTGGGGCGTCTAGCCGCTGTCCATGTGCCCTCCTCCCTTGCACTATGGGCCCTGAGGTCGTACCTCCTTTTGTAGTGGTCTTTAAAGGAACGGCACTCTTAAGGTTTATTCATGCCCCTGCCACAGAAGAATAGTGGTGCTTTTTTCTCTTCAGTGCCCTCTAGAGTCATGGGCTTTGTCTAGCACCGCTTTTGAAGAGCGAATTAATTTGGTTGTCTAGGACGCTTTCATCCTTTTCACTAGGACTGCGTACAAACCAGTTGTCATGGTTTGGCCAGTTGTGAGAAATGGGCTTGGAGAGGGGGGATTATGTGCCTGGAAGATACACTCTCATTCGTTTCCAGAACGTCATGTGTCCAGAACATAGTGGAGATGTTTGTTTCTAATATCGATTGCCAGTGCTTTCCTACCAATCGTCAGGCATTTCAAGGAACAAGTATTTTAAGCTAAGTTGCTTTTGGTAGAGAAACTGTTAAACTTCGCAAATCCCAGCAATATCTAGGGGAGAGGAGAATGTGGTATGCAGGAAACGTCAACAGTATTGATAATTCTGAGCTTCATGTACTTCcaatattttgtttcatgtagatcaatataataaaaaagaaaaactaagaaatgcATTAGTGTTGATGTTGTCATTATGCCAGTTCTTAACAGCCTAAGTTTAATCACCACTTATTTGGGCACCAGAGAAATCCTGACTTGCACAAGATAATTGGGTAAACACATGACCAATACTGTTGGGAGTTTGAAGcaacatattttattaatgaCTGTCTAGTAACTTCAGATTATTATTAAACTGTTGCTTATGACATAATATTCCTGTTTACTTGTAAACATGTTTTAACTAAAAACACCCACGTAAGGCTTATATAAGTAACTTAAGATTTTAGGCTGCAACAGTAACAGTTGAATTTGCAGTATAGTTTTGACTGTATAGAAATTACAGCACTCTGGAAATCATCCCAAGAAAttaaatacatctttttaaaaatcatgcctAACGGGTCTTTGAAATTCTATAACAATCAAATTCCCTATCTTCTACAAAgttcagtgtctttttttttttctgggtgggGAGGTTGTTGGATTTTTTGAATgggtgtgtgatttttttctggtGGTATTTAAGACTGATCTTTCCCCCTTTTTCCCAACAGAGTGGGTAACCATTGCCAATAGCCTTCTTTTTAAGTGTCATATACATCTGAGAATACATGAACTTCAAGACTGTGATGCTAATGTTTTTATTGCCCTTTATCAGTCTATTTTGGGAGAAAAGGTACCAGGTAAGACTACTAAAAGCAGGAGTAATTTTGCCTATATCTTAGGTCAGAAGTTTTTGGTCCTTTAGTTAGATGCTTTGGTATttataacatttcattttctctttgcctatatattttttaatattgcatattaaattatatattaatatacaatatttaaatatCGTATATTAAATGGTATTTAATATTGCGTATTGTCTAATTATATTATATTCCTTAAGGAATACCCTGTGGAATCCACTCAATAATGGCCTTGAGCAGATCAGTTTGAGGGCTCCTGATAATCACTGGTTAATCCAATCATGGCTAATGCCTTGTGAAAGTTGCATCCTTTCTGAAAATGTACCTTCAAAGGTTGTAAAATTGAGTGGAACTTGGGAATTTATTGGATCCTGTCACTTAACCAGTGTTAGGGGTAAGAATTGATATTTGTACTTGATGAACctaatttaccaagacagttaaTAAGCGTATATATCCTTTCATCTTGCTCCCCATCTCACTATGTTCAAGAACAGGGTGGTACCAACTcagcttaagtgattctcccctgtctgcctcccaaagtgataggattacaggcatgagccaccatgcccagcctgtactgacattttaaatctttatacCAATAATTCCAGTTGGCTACTCAAAAGGACATataagggccgggcgtggtggctcacgcctgtaatcccagcactttgggaggctgatcatttgaggcaggtggatcacctgaggctaggagttcaagaccagcctggccaacatggcaaaaccccgtctctgctaaaaatacaaagattagccaggcatagtggtgcacgcctataatcccagctacttgggaggctgaggcaagagaattgcttgagccggggaggcagaggttgtagtgagccaagatcacgccactgcatt
This genomic interval carries:
- the DDX5 gene encoding probable ATP-dependent RNA helicase DDX5 isoform X2, which translates into the protein MSGYSSDRDRGRDRGFGAPRFGGSRAGPLSGKKFGNPGEKLVKKKWNLDELPKFEKNFYQEHPDLARRTAQEVETYRRSKEITVRGHNCPKPVLNFYEANFPANVMDVIARQNFTEPTAIQAQGWPVALSGLDMVGVAQTGSGKTLSYLLPAIVHINHQPFLERGDGPICLVLAPTRELAQQVQQVAAEYCRACRLKSTCIYGGAPKGPQIRDLERGVEICIATPGRLIDFLECGKTNLRRTTYLVLDEADRMLDMGFEPQIRKIVDQIRPDRQTLMWSATWPKEVRQLAEDFLKDYIHINIGALELSANHNILQIVDVCHDVEKDEKLIRLMEEIMSEKENKTIVFVETKRRCDELTRKMRRDGWPAMGIHGDKSQQERDWVLNEFKHGKAPILIATDVASRGLGRSRGRGGMKDDRRDRYSAGKRGGFNTFRDRENYDRGYSSLLKRDFGAKTQNGVYSAANYTNGSFGSNFVSAGIQTSFRTGNPTGTYQNGYDSTQQYGSNVPNMHNGMNQQAYAYPATAAAPMIGYPMPTGYSQ
- the DDX5 gene encoding probable ATP-dependent RNA helicase DDX5 isoform X1 — its product is MSGYSSDRDRGRDRGFGAPRFGGSRAGPLSGKKFGNPGEKLVKKKWNLDELPKFEKNFYQEHPDLARRTAQEVETYRRSKEITVRGHNCPKPVLNFYEANFPANVMDVIARQNFTEPTAIQAQGWPVALSGLDMVGVAQTGSGKTLSYLLPAIVHINHQPFLERGDGPICLVLAPTRELAQQVQQVAAEYCRACRLKSTCIYGGAPKGPQIRDLERGVEICIATPGRLIDFLECGKTNLRRTTYLVLDEADRMLDMGFEPQIRKIVDQIRPDRQTLMWSATWPKEVRQLAEDFLKDYIHINIGALELSANHNILQIVDVCHDVEKDEKLIRLMEEIMSEKENKTIVFVETKRRCDELTRKMRRDGWPAMGIHGDKSQQERDWVLNEFKHGKAPILIATDVASRGLDVEDVKFVINYDYPNSSEDYIHRIGRTARSTKTGTAYTFFTPNNIKQVSDLISVLREANQAINPKLLQLVEDRGSGRSRGRGGMKDDRRDRYSAGKRGGFNTFRDRENYDRGYSSLLKRDFGAKTQNGVYSAANYTNGSFGSNFVSAGIQTSFRTGNPTGTYQNGYDSTQQYGSNVPNMHNGMNQQAYAYPATAAAPMIGYPMPTGYSQ